One part of the Phragmites australis chromosome 3, lpPhrAust1.1, whole genome shotgun sequence genome encodes these proteins:
- the LOC133912271 gene encoding dnaJ protein ERDJ3A-like: MGIPVRSLLVATLVLNSIALHVAAKTLDPYKVLGVDKNASQRDIQKAFHKLSLKYHPDKNKGKGAQGKFEEINNAYEILSDEEKRKNYDLYGDEKGNPGFDGGNVGNREGYTYFTGGGPKTSYFSSGDGWHTMGGQGNTKTFSFSFGGNPGAGGGNPFGFDFGDVFSNIFGGGSMGGSQHGGSGGSARANTETSGQHSSTIKMQDVTTQVFNKEIADQGITWLLLFYTPQSKGQFVLESVMHDVAHSLDGALRAGKVNCDNEKALCKKAGVSLGKSARLFIYSYATTEKGSLHEYSGEHDAKSLKTFCKEHLPRFSRRVDINQFSFPSNVLPNLPQVLLLSTKKDTPAMWHAVSGMFRNRLIFYDAEVHDVSLPLLKSLGVKNLPALIGRTVNGEEHLLKDGISVKDLRSGIKELKTLLDSFEKKNKKLASNQAHKKSSQMSHREKNKVPLLTASNFEEICGEKTSVCIIGVFGSNKAKGQLEAVLSEISKKTLIRGQNYNSGNTVSYVLLDRNKQSAFLSSFDKSGYKSSDKLLLAYKPRRGRFAVYNDEVTLEEAERFVGSVLNGDVQLSATKQKPVL, translated from the exons ATGGGGATCCCCGTCCGGTCTCTCCTCGTCGCCACGCTCGTCCTCAATTCGATCGCTTTGCACGTCGCGGCCAAAACCCTAGATCCCTACAAG GTTCTTGGAGTTGACAAGAATGCCAGCCAACGAGATATTCAGAAAGCCTTTCACAA GCTTTCCCTAAAATATCATCCTGACAAGAACAAAGGCAAGGGTGCGCAGGGaaaatttgaagaaataaaCAATG CGTACGAGATTCTGTCTGatgaagagaagaggaaaaactATGACCTGTACGGAGATGAGAAGGGTAACCCAGGATTTGATGGTGGAAATGTTGGGAATCGTGAGGGTTATACATACTTCACTGGTGGTGGCCCCAAAACCAGCTATTTCTCATCTGGTGATGGATGGCACACAATGGGTGGTCAGGGAAATACAAAAacattttccttttcatttggTGGTAACCCTGGGGCCGGCGGTGGAAACccatttggttttgattttggtGATGTTTTCTCCAACATTTTTGGTGGTGGATCAATGGGAGGTAGCCAGCATGGTGGATCAGGTGGCTCGGCCAGAGCTAATACAGAAACTTCTGGTCAGCATTCTAGCACTATCAAGATGCAGGATGTCACCACACAGGTTTTCAATAAAGAAATAGCTGATCAAGGAATTACTTGGCTTCTGTTGTTTTATACACCTCAGTCAAAAGGTCAATTTGTGCTAGAAAGTGTCATGCATGATGTGGCCCATTCATTGGATGGTGCTCTGAGG GCTGGTAAGGTCAACTGCGATAATGAAAAAGCTCTTTGCAAAAAGGCTGGTGTTTCATTAGGAAAATCAGCCCGCCTCTTCATTTATTCGTATGCCACTACAGAGAAAGGATCTTTGCATGAGTATTCTGGAGAACATGATGCTAAGAGCTTGAAGACATTTTGTAAAGAACACCTGCCAAGATTCTCCAGACGGGTAGATATTAACCAATTCAGCTTCCCTTCAAATGTCCTACCAAATCTTCCTCAAGTGCTCCTACTTTCAACTAAGAAGGACACACCAGCAATGTGGCATGCTGTCAGTGGGATGTTCCGCAATCGGTTAATTTTTTATGATGCAGAG GTTCATGATGTTTCCCTTCCGCTGCTCAAAAGCCTTGGCGTCAAGAATCTTCCAGCTCTGATTGGTCGAACTGTTAATGGTGAGGAGCACCTTCTGAAGGATGGTATTTCAGTGAAAGATCTCAGATCCGGTATCAAAGAATTGAAGACTCTGCTAGatagttttgagaaaaagaataagaagcTGGCATCGAATCAAGCTCATAAGAAATCTTCTCAGATGAGTCACCGGGAAAAAAACAAAGTTCCTCTCCTCACAGCTTCCAATTTTGAAGAAATCTGTGGAGAGAAGACTTCAGTATGTATCATTGGTGTTTTTGGATCAAACAAAGCCAAGGGACAGCTTGAAGCAGTCCTGTCTGAG ATATCTAAGAAGACTCTGATCAGGGGCCAGAACTACAACTCCGGAAACACAGTCTCCTACGTTTTGTTGGACAGGAACAAGCAATCCGCATTCCTGTCATCGTTTGACAAGTCGGGATACAAGTCATCTGATAAGCTTCTCCTTGCCTACAAGCCTCGCCGGGGGAGGTTCGCTGTGTACAACGACGAGGTGACACTGGAAGAAGCCGAAAGGTTCGTGGGCTCCGTTTTGAATGGAGACGTTCAGCTGTCAGCGACCAAACAGAAGCCTGTCCTTTAG
- the LOC133912275 gene encoding uncharacterized protein LOC133912275, whose amino-acid sequence MAATSLSSSPPRVTAKLGGVPRSSSFYTQLTFCSRHPFQKKAAATACQKLPSDLLLLSRARNKHARTSCPATDNDQEAPAAQETTTATPPPVTPTPSAQNAPVTPGNGQPPQKGANGIPPQPSNEPPKRVPLTARERLRAARVLGKYAEPSAKGASSAKPEFGSGVLDALREADAKKAGGARRRSRLPEAPGNLFDDSKRGLPKEGWTFELPFGVDVFLVLVSFTLITTIMFGTAYLVWKLGAIHFNEY is encoded by the exons ATGGCTGCCACCAGCCTCAGCTCCTCCCCGCCCAGGGTTACTGCAAAA CTAGGAGGAGTCCCCAGATCTTCTTCGTTCTACACCCAGCTCACCTTCTGCTCGAGGCATCCCTTTCAGAAGAAGGCGGCTGCTACAGCTTGCCAGAAGCTTCCATCCGACCTTCTCCTGCTCTCGCGGGCGAGGAATAAGCATGCAAGGACCAGCTGCCCGGCCACGGACAACGACCAAGAGGCGCCGGCCGCGCAAGAAACAACAACCGCAACCCCTCCTCCGGTCACGCCCACGCCGAGCGCCCAAAATGCCCCGGTGACACCGGGCAACGGCCAGCCGCCGCAGAAGGGCGCCAACGGCATCCCGCCCCAACCGTCGAACGAGCCGCCGAAGCGGGTGCCACTGACGGCGCGGGAGCGGCTGCGCGCGGCGCGCGTGCTAGGCAAGTACGCGGAGCCGTCGGCGAAGGGGGCGTCGTCGGCCAAGCCGGAGTTCGGGAGCGGGGTGCTGGACGCGCTGCGCGAGGCGGACGCGAAGAAGGCCGGGGGCGCGCGTCGGCGGTCGCGGCTGCCCGAGGCGCCGGGCAACCTGTTCGACGACAGCAAGCGCGGGCTGCCCAAGGAGGGGTGGACGTTCGAGCTGCCGTTCGGGGTGGACGTGTTCCTCGTCCTCGTGTCCTTCACGctcatcaccaccatcatgTTCGGCACCGCCTACCTCGTGTGGAAACTCGGCGCCATACACTTCAATGAGTACTAG